From a single Lolium rigidum isolate FL_2022 chromosome 7, APGP_CSIRO_Lrig_0.1, whole genome shotgun sequence genomic region:
- the LOC124670659 gene encoding protein EARLY FLOWERING 5, translating to MKTTKGGKVMNPTDAFRKQQRRKELKRNKKERKKVREVGILKKDPDAIKDQIDKLEKMKADGALDKARKHKKRQLEDTYNLVVKKRKEYEDKMKEKGEQPVMFSHLGPPKRRPAADEEDRAKNPMPEDSVYYHPTLNPSGAPPPGKPPMYKSSIGPRIPLPSSSGAGPSSSMTESEEAGPSTMPPPPPPPPLPASSELADPSAPLPLPPPPPPPPMPAGDAAAPGLPPPPPPPPGAPPREPVVPGHTLLPPPPPPPQRPLQPPPLPGANELTSKQSVGEGATSADSAQAPVVLPPPPPPPRLPPNSNEMQATDNIARDAPILKEDAKISRVLPPPPPHPLQLPPMPPRPPMMPPTQSDMLTPGTVRFPPPPPPPDSRPPFMPPGVAARPPPPPPPGLPPAQMPMAPFGVLPGPPPMFRPPFFPGPPIQSEEFAAFGPRPQLPQQPSYVKSAASTVVKRPLAQHTPELTAMVPASLRIKRESALPKPKPKAQQQSSAPTYSAPKPSVAPIRSVAQPSPSASKPQSIDDSYMAFLEDMKQLGALDD from the exons ATGAAGACCACCAAGGGTGGGAAGGTCATGAACCCCACCGACGCCTTCCGCAAGCAGCAGCGGAGGAAGGAGCTCAAGCGG AacaaaaaagaaaggaagaaggTACGGGAGGTTGGTATTCTCAAAAAGGACCCAGATGCAATAAAGGATCAGATTGACAAATTGGAAAAGATGA AGGCTGATGGTGCTCTGGATAAGGCTAGGAAACATAAGAAAAGACAGCTTGAGGATACTTATAATCTTGTTGTGAAGAAAAGAAAG GAATACGAAGACAAAATGAAAGAAAAGGGTGAGCAACCAGTTATGTTCAG CCATCTTGGACCACCAAAGAGGCGGCCTGCAGCAGACGAAGAAGACAGAGCGAAAAACCCTATGCCTGAG GATTCTGTTTACTATCATCCAACCTTGAATCCATCTGGGGCACCACCTCCTGGCAAACCTCCTATGTACAAATCATCCATAG GACCAAGGATTCCACTGCCTTCCTCGTCCGGTGCTGGGCCTTCATCTTCGATGACAGAATCTGAAGAAGCAGGTCCTTCCACcatgccgcctccgccgccgccccctccactGCCAGCCTCTTCGGAACTTGCAGATCCGTCGGCTCCTTTACCTTTACCCCCACCGCCCCCTCCCCCACCTATGCCTGCTGGCGATGCAGCAGCACCAGGCTTACCTCCGCCACCCCCACCTCCTCCCGGTGCACCTCCCAGAGAACCTGTTGTGCCAGGTCATACATTactgccaccacctccacctccgccacagagGCCTTTGCAACCACCACCTCTACCTGGTGCAAATGAGCTTACTAGTAAACAATCTGTTGGAGAGGGTGCAACCTCGGCAGATTCTGCACAG GCCCCAGTTGTgctacctccaccaccacctccccctaGGTTACCACCAAACTCAAATGAAATGCAGGCTACTGATAATATTGCCAGGGATGCTCCTATATTGAAGGAAGATGCCAAAATTTCAAGGGTcttaccgccacctccaccgcatCCATTGCAGTTGCCACCTATGCCTCCAAGACCTCCAATGATGCCTCCAACACAATCTGATATGCTAACTCCAGGAACGGTCAgatttcctccacctccaccaccaccagattCAAGGCCACCATTTATGCCTCCTGGTGTTGCTGCcaggcctcctccacctcctcctccaggaTTACCTCCAGCTCAAATGCCAATGGCACCCTTTGGTGTACTTCCTGGTCCGCCACCAATGTTTAGGCCTCCATTTTTTCCAGGACCCCCTATTCAATCAGAAGAATTTGCTGCCTTTGGTCCAAGGCCACAGTTACCTCAGCAGCCATCGTATGTCAAATCAGCTGCCTCAACAGTTGTGAAGAGACCATTAGCACAACATACTCCTGAGCTAACAGCTATG GTTCCTGCATCACTTCGAATTAAGAGAGAATCTGctctccccaaaccaaaaccaaaggcGCAGCAGCAGTCATCAGCACCAACATATTCAGCCCCGAAGCCTTCAGTAGCCCCAATAAGATCTGTGGCCCAGCCTTCGCCCTCAGCTTCTAAGCCACAAAGTATTGATGACTCCTACATGGCGTTCCTGGAAGATATGAAGCAACTGGGTGCTCTCGATGATTAG